The following are encoded together in the Culex pipiens pallens isolate TS chromosome 1, TS_CPP_V2, whole genome shotgun sequence genome:
- the LOC120417859 gene encoding uncharacterized protein LOC120417859 yields MSDQRTTVQTMKRSAVSISDFEIWRKIQRNGSFRIKKAKLVTGSADHIEQPAEPSIDQRHQPQLDQDQHDLAESTSAMDSGDAAQHYFSESEDDEPADLPEQNPIELREELQNWGIEHQIKHSAMNALLKILKVFVPNNALPKDSRTLFKTPAKIDISSDPELEGKYWHYGLQKGLLDLLAKAETIPEQLSININIDGLPISKSSTTNFWPILVNVHEMKQAPFAAGIFCGASKPKDVNKFLNPFVIDLNNVLQEGLNVKDKHITIKLRCFICDTPARSMLRGVIGHNGYGSCLKCTTDGEYSYEFSKMIFPQLNAPLRTDADFRSKMFDDHHKNTSVLEQIVGIDMIKDFPIGDALHLIDLGIMKHFLTGWKNGTLHNLKARWSAREAKNISDFLTQVELPREIRRPVRGLDHLQRWKGTEFRTFLFYLSIIVLNKFFNHKDIYHHFLNFFCAIQICVRHDQDPKNYQIARAMLHDFLNGVKSLYGKFMFSSNMHNLVHLIDDVERFGPLDTFDAYPFESKLYVIKNMIRSGNLPLSQIAKRLTEIQKNATNIEIHFNKNEVQLKKKAALEDLDNKLRKIVKKNSLDLYNFVQLGSFCLDTKRKADCWILTKQFEVVKVDMIAFDSKDKTISLYGAKLKTQEDYFKKPVLSSALQIYASDLKLNPSELLPLDTLRCKMVCINTNDKNLPESVFIPLLHTLKIT; encoded by the exons ATGTCCGACCAGCGAACAACAGTGCAAACTATGAAGAGAAGTGCAGTGTCGATTTCGGATTTCGAAATCTGGCGTAAGATCCAGAGAAATGGGTCCTTCCGAATAAAGAAGGCGAAACTGGTCACCGGAAGTGCAGACCATATTGAACAGCCCGCAGAACCCAGCATAGACCAGCGACACCAACCCCAATTGGACCAGGACCAACATGATCTTGCTGAATCAACTTCTGCCATGGACTCAGGCGATGCTGCACAACATTATTTTTCAGAGTCTGAAGATGACGAGCCTGCTGATCTCCCCGAACAAAACCCGATTGAATTGAGAGAAGAGCTCCAAAATTGGGGAATCGAGCACCAGATCAAACACTCTGCAATGAAcgcacttttgaaaatattgaaagtttttgtGCCCAACAATGCGCTTCCAAAAGACTCCCGAACGCTTTTCAAGACGCCTGCAAAAATTGACATAAGCTCAGATCCAGAACTGGAGGGGAAATACTGGCACTACGGTCTCCAGAAAGGTCTTTTGGATTTGCTGGCGAAAGCTGAAACTATCCCGGAACAACTTTCCATAAACATTAATATTGACGGGCTTCCGATCTCTAAAAGTTCGACCACCAACTTTTGGCCGATCCTCGTAAATGTGCACGAAATGAAACAAGCTCCATTTGCTGCTGGGATTTTTTGTGGAGCTA GCAAGCCGAAAGACGTAAACAAATTTCTAAATCCATTTGTCATCGATCTCAACAATGTTCTCCAGGAAGGCCTGAATGTAAAGGATAAACATATTACAATCAAACTTCGATGCTTCATATGCGATACCCCCGCCCGTTCGATGTTGCGAG GTGTGATTGGTCACAACGGCTACGGTTCGTGTCTTAAATGCACCACAGATGGAGAATACTCGTACGAGTTTagtaaaatgatttttcctCAGCTAAACGCTCCTCTACGAACTGATGcagattttcgatcaaaaatgtTCGATGATCATCACAAAAACACATCTGTTCTAGAGCAGATCGTGGGTATCGATATGATCAAAGACTTTCCTATCGGCGATGCACTGCATTTGATTGACCTCGGAatcatgaaacattttttgaccGGATGGAAGAACGGCACATTGCATAATTTAAAAGCACGATGGTCAGCACGAGAAGCAAAAAATatcagtgattttttgacgcAAGTCGAATTACCCCGAGAAATAAGGCGCCCAGTCCGCGGTCTTGATCACTTACAGCGTTGGAAGGGAACGGAGTTTAGGACATTCTTGTTTTATCTGAGCATAATAGTTCTGAATAAGTTCTTTAATCACAAAGATATTTATCACCACTtcctgaattttttttgcgCGATTCAAATATGTGTCAGGCATGATCAAGACCCCAAAAATTACCAGATTGCCCGTGCGATGTTGCATGACTTTCTCAATGGAGTGAAATCCTTGTACGGAAAGTTCATGTTCAGTAGCAATATGCACAATCTCGTACACTTGATTGACGACGTGGAAAGATTCGGACCATTAGACACATTCGACGCTTACCCCTTTGAGTCGAAATTGTACGTAATCAAGAATATGATTCGAAGTGGTAATCTGCCCTTGTCCCAAATTGCAAAAAGGCTCACCGAAATCCAGAAAAACGCAACGAATATTGAAATTCATTTCAACAAGAACGAAGTACAACTAAAAAAGAAAGCTGCCCTTGAGGATTTAGATAACAAACTGAGGAAAATCGTTAAGAAAAATAGTCTTGATTTGTATAACTTTGTTCAATTAGGTAGCTTTTGTCTTGATACAAAACGAAAAGCTGATTgttggattttgaccaaacAATTCGAAGTTGTGAAAGTGGATATGATTGCTTTTGATTCTAAAGATAAGACTATCTCTTTGTATGGAGCAAAATTGAAAACACAAGAAGACTATTTTAAAAAGCCAGTTTTATCTTCCGCGCTACAGATTTATGCCTCCGACTTAAAGCTCAATCCTTCTGAACTATTGCCACTTGATACACTGCGTTGTAAAATGGTTTGCATAAACACAAACGACAAAAATCTTCCTGAATCAGTATTCATTCCACTTCTTCACAcgttaaaaataacataa